One window from the genome of Nicotiana sylvestris chromosome 9, ASM39365v2, whole genome shotgun sequence encodes:
- the LOC104221476 gene encoding serine/threonine-protein kinase-like protein ACR4, translated as MWKYRYAFVFLVVLWGKVSGLGSMSSIAISYGEYGSVFCGLKSDGSHLVSCYGSSSAIIYSTPAHFPFIGLTAGNGFVCGLLMDSSQPYCWGRSSFVQMGVPQPIIKGSQYLEISAGENHLCGLRKPLMGNRRNVSLVDCWGYNMTRNNEFEGQIHSISAGSEFNCALFSLNRSVFCWGDETSSQVISLAPKDLRFIKIAAGGYHVCGILEGVNAQVYCWGRSLNLEQEFSAAQLNIELTPNDPILSVVSGKFHACGIKSYDRGVACWGYSVEKSTPPPSGVRLYEIAAGDYFTCGILAEISLLPVCWGFGFPSSLPLAVSPGVCKPRPCASGFYEFNNGSAPCKSPDSRICLPCTNGCPAEMYQQVECTSTTDRRCTYNCSSCTSADCFSSCSSAISGKKKSKFWSLQLPVIVAEVAFAVFLVSVVSLTSIVYVRYKLRNCRCSGKGLSPRKNIANGPFPKETVKDRPDLDDLKIRRAQMFTYEELETATGGFKEESQVGKGSFSCVFKGVLKDGTAVAVKRAIMSSDMKKNSKEFHTELDLLSRLNHAHLLNLLGYCEEAGERLLVYEYMANGSLHQHLHGKNNTVKEQLDWIRRVTIAVQAARGIEYLHGYACPPVIHRDIKSSNILIDEEHNARVADFGLSLLGPANSSSPLAELPAGTLGYLDPEYYRLHYLTTKSDVYSFGVLLLEILSGRKAIDMQYDEGNIVEWAVPLIKAGDIQAILDPVLKLPSDVEALRRIANIASKCVRMRGKERPSMDKVTTALERALAQLMGSPSNDQPILPTEVVLGSSRLHKKSSSNRSTSETTDVAETEDQRFEFRAPSWITFPSVASSQRRKSSVSDADVEAKNLETRNVYGNGTVPGISDGLRSLEEEIGPASPQEHLFLKHNF; from the coding sequence ATGTGGAAATACAGATACGCTTTTGTGTTCCTAGTGGTTTTATGGGGGAAAGTTTCAGGGTTGGGATCAATGTCTTCAATTGCCATATCTTATGGTGAATATGGTTCTGTGTTCTGCGGCTTAAAGTCGGATGGGTCTCATTTGGTGAGCTGCTATGGCTCCAGTTCTGCTATAATCTATTCAACTCCTGCTCATTTCCCTTTTATTGGTCTAACTGCTGGGAATGGCTTTGTTTGTGGGCTTCTTATGGATTCCTCCCAGCCTTATTGTTGGGGAAGAAGCAGTTTTGTCCAAATGGGAGTGCCTCAGCCCATTATCAAAGGCTCCCAATACTTAGAAATTTCAGCTGGTGAAAATCATTTGTGTGGATTAAGGAAACCCTTAATGGGGAACCGTAGGAACGTTTCCTTGGTGGACTGCTGGGGTTATAACATGACAAGAAACAATGAGTTTGAGGGTCAGATCCACTCTATTTCTGCTGGTTCAGAGTTCAATTGTGCTTTGTTCTCTCTCAACAGAAGTGTTTTCTGCTGGGGTGATGAGACTAGCAGCCAGGTTATTAGCCTAGCACCAAAAGATTTGAGATTTATCAAGATTGCAGCTGGGGGATATCATGTCTGTGGGATCCTAGAGGGGGTAAACGCTCAAGTATATTGCTGGGGAAGGAGCTTGAATCTTGAACAAGAATTCTCTGCCGCTCAACTCAATATCGAACTGACCCCTAACGATCCAATTCTTTCCGTTGTTAGTGGTAAGTTTCATGCTTGTGGGATTAAGAGCTATGATCGTGGAGTTGCTTGCTGGGGTTACAGCGTCGAGAAAAGCACACCACCTCCTAGTGGAGTTAGGCTTTATGAGATAGCAGCTGGTGATTACTTCACTTGTGGAATCTTGGCGGAAATTTCGCTCTTGCCTGTTTGTTGGGGCTTTGGCTTTCCCTCATCTCTACCACTGGCTGTTTCTCCTGGAGTCTGCAAGCCCAGGCCTTGTGCTTCTGGCTTCTATGAGTTTAACAATGGAAGTGCACCTTGCAAGTCTCCCGATTCTCGCATTTGCCTTCCCTGCACCAATGGCTGCCCTGCTGAAATGTATCAACAGGTTGAATGCACTTCAACTACTGACAGACGGTGCACATATAATTGTTCAAGTTGTACCTCTGCTGACTGCTTTTCAAGCTGTTCCAGTGCAATTTCTGGAAAGAAGAAGTCTAAATTTTGGTCACTCCAGTTGCCAGTCATCGTTGCTGAGGTTGCATTTGCAGTATTCTTGGTGAGTGTTGTATCTCTGACTTCGATTGTGTATGTTCGGTACAAGTTAAGGAACTGTAGATGCTCAGGGAAAGGTCTTAGTCCTAGGAAGAATATAGCCAATGGTCCTTTCCCAAAGGAAACTGTTAAAGATAGGCCAGATCTGGATGATCTTAAGATAAGGAGAGCTCAGATGTTTACTTATGAAGAGCTTGAGACAGCAACTGGGGGATTCAAAGAAGAATCACAAGTTGGAAAGGGTAGTTTTTCGTGTGTGTTCAAGGGGGTTTTGAAGGACGGTACTGCGGTTGCTGTCAAGAGAGCTATAATGTCTTCTGATATGAAGAAGAATTCAAAGGAGTTCCACACTGAGCTAGACTTGCTGTCCAGGTTAAATCATGCTCATTTGCTCAATTTGCTAGGTTATTGTGAAGAAGCTGGTGAAAGACTGCTAGTATATGAGTACATGGCTAATGGCTCCTTGCATCAACATCTACATGGGAAGAACAACACCGTGAAGGAGCAATTAGATTGGATAAGAAGGGTAACCATTGCAGTCCAAGCTGCTCGGGGAATCGAATATTTGCACGGGTACGCATGTCCACCTGTGATTCACAGAGACATCAAGTCCTCAAACATCCTTATAGACGAAGAACACAATGCTCGAGTTGCTGATTTTGGCCTTTCCTTGCTTGGACCTGCTAATAGCAGCTCTCCATTAGCTGAGTTACCAGCAGGGACTCTAGGGTACCTTGATCCCGAGTACTACCGACTACATTATCTTACAACCAAATCTGATGTATATAGCTTTGGCGTTTTGCTTTTAGAAATTCTCAGTGGTCGGAAAGCCATTGACATGCAATATGATGAAGGCAACATAGTCGAGTGGGCAGTCCCATTAATCAAAGCTGGTGATATTCAGGCAATCCTAGATCCAGTCTTGAAACTGCCTTCTGATGTTGAAGCTCTAAGAAGAATTGCTAATATAGCCAGCAAATGCGTGAGGATGAGAGGGAAGGAGAGGCCATCCATGGACAAAGTCACGACAGCTTTGGAGCGAGCACTTGCTCAATTGATGGGTAGTCCAAGCAATGATCAGCCTATCTTGCCAACTGAGGTTGTTCTAGGAAGTAGCAGATTGCACAAGAAGTCCTCTTCAAATCGGTCAACCTCAGAAACAACAGATGTTGCAGAAACTGAGGATCAGAGATTTGAATTCAGGGCTCCTTCATGGATCACTTTCCCAAGTGTTGCATCATCTCAGAGGAGAAAGTCTTCAGTATCGGATGCAGACGTTGAAGCAAAGAATTTAGAAACAAGGAACGTCTATGGAAATGGCACTGTGCCTGGGATTAGTGACGGATTGAGAAGTTTAGAAGAAGAAATTGGACCAGCTTCTCCTCAGGAACACTTATTCTTGAAACACAACTTCTGA